A genomic window from Vagococcus sp. CY52-2 includes:
- the secY gene encoding preprotein translocase subunit SecY yields MFKLLKDSFKIENIRNKIFFTLFILFAFRVGAHITVPGVDAKALTNLNDLALMAMFNTVSGNAMERFSLFAMGVSPYITASIIVQLLQMDIVPKFVEWSKQGEVGRRKLNQATRYITLVLGFVQSIAITAGFNLYANAGLVKSPSVFTYVSIGIILTAGTMLVTWMGEQISEKGIGNGVSMIIFAGIIARFPSSIKEIYVDYFVNIDKSDMWKSVLFILALVIAVLLVVVMVTYVQQAERKIPIQYTKRVAGAPQSSYLPLKVNAAGVIPVIFASSIIATPQAILTAFKTTQGGKGWFDVLTTLFNYSTIPGGILYTIMIVAFTFFYAFVQVNPEKVAENLQKQGSYIPSVRPGQETEKFISSLLMRLSVVGSVFLGLVAILPIIAQNIWGLPQSIGLGGTSLLIVISVALETNKQLEGLLLKRQYTGFIRE; encoded by the coding sequence ATGTTTAAGCTGTTGAAGGATTCGTTTAAGATAGAAAATATCCGTAATAAGATATTTTTTACACTTTTCATTCTCTTCGCGTTTAGAGTTGGAGCACATATTACAGTACCTGGTGTTGACGCAAAAGCATTAACAAATCTTAATGATTTAGCTTTAATGGCGATGTTCAACACAGTCAGTGGTAATGCCATGGAGAGATTCTCATTGTTCGCAATGGGAGTATCGCCATACATTACTGCATCTATTATTGTTCAATTACTTCAAATGGATATCGTACCGAAATTTGTTGAATGGTCAAAACAAGGTGAGGTAGGACGTAGAAAATTAAACCAAGCAACACGTTATATTACGTTGGTGTTAGGCTTTGTTCAATCGATTGCTATCACAGCTGGTTTTAACCTGTATGCAAATGCCGGACTAGTGAAAAGTCCAAGTGTATTTACGTATGTAAGTATCGGAATCATCTTAACAGCTGGTACCATGTTAGTTACTTGGATGGGCGAGCAAATATCTGAAAAAGGAATTGGAAATGGTGTCTCAATGATTATCTTTGCTGGAATTATCGCCAGATTCCCATCAAGCATCAAAGAAATCTACGTAGACTATTTTGTCAATATTGATAAATCTGATATGTGGAAATCTGTATTATTCATACTTGCCTTAGTTATTGCTGTTCTTTTAGTAGTAGTTATGGTAACTTATGTGCAACAAGCAGAAAGAAAGATACCAATTCAATATACAAAACGTGTAGCTGGTGCACCACAAAGTAGTTATTTACCATTAAAAGTAAATGCAGCAGGAGTTATTCCTGTCATCTTTGCCAGCTCAATTATAGCAACACCGCAAGCTATTTTGACTGCCTTTAAAACAACACAAGGCGGAAAAGGTTGGTTTGACGTGTTGACTACATTGTTTAATTATTCAACTATCCCAGGTGGAATACTTTATACAATTATGATTGTTGCTTTTACATTCTTCTATGCCTTTGTTCAGGTTAATCCTGAGAAAGTAGCTGAGAATTTGCAGAAGCAAGGAAGTTATATTCCAAGTGTACGACCTGGCCAAGAAACAGAAAAATTCATTTCGTCTTTATTAATGAGATTAAGTGTTGTTGGATCTGTCTTCTTAGGATTAGTGGCAATTCTACCAATTATTGCACAAAATATTTGGGGCTTACCTCAATCAATTGGATTGGGAGGAACAAGTTTACTGATTGTCATTAGTGTGGCTCTTGAAACAAATAAACAGCTTGAAGGGTTATTGTTGAAGCGTCAGTACACTGGTTTTATCAGAGAGTAA